One Streptomyces sp. NBC_00223 genomic window carries:
- a CDS encoding SulP family inorganic anion transporter, whose protein sequence is MRAHRPDLSASITVFLIAVPLSLGIALATGAPPQSGLLAAAVGGIVAGALGGAPLQVSGAATSLVVVTAGLVERYGWRATCAITVLAGLAQLLLGALRVAKAALAISPAIVHGLLAGIGTVIAVGQLHVVLGGSPQISAIANVTALPGQLTRSHPATPVIGALTVAVLIGWPRLRGRAAVLRTVPAPLAAVALATVASVGHAMPRVELPRWSAPVLPAFPEGPVLGLTAAVLTVALVAAMESLLSAVAVDALAAQRPGPPAAHTAPADLDRELLGQGAANVVSGLLGGLPIAGGAMRGSANVAAGARTRRATVLHGVWVLLCAGLAASALKAIPLAALAALVMLVGVRMVSFAHIRHIHRHREFPVYAATLGSVVVFGVLQGAIVGVVVAVLLALRGLTRTRIGVTEDESGHRVRVTGQLTFLAVPRLTRAFARVPDGADVVVELDGSFMDHAAYEALRSWSTRHRSRGGRAVLGDGTGRAVSEPVSAHACRPWTPWRNHHCTRPAAAPATSGGQLLGGVSAFQRHTAPLVREELARLAREGQSPGQLFLTCADSRLVTSMITSSGPGDLFTVRNVGNLMPPPGSDGSCDSVAAAVEYAVDVLQVSSITVCGHSGCGAMQALLGSDHEPGAPTPLARWLKHGQPSLARLAGSGEPGRGGVALADRPVADDLERLSLVNVITQLDHLTAHACVARRVADGSLQLHGMYFHVAEAQAYILDRSTGVYTAVRPDHSPQTAPPTTATPAPAPAASTPAGTATSGPPHPGPATKV, encoded by the coding sequence ATGAGAGCCCACCGACCCGATCTGTCCGCCTCGATCACGGTCTTCCTGATCGCCGTCCCGCTCTCGCTCGGCATCGCGCTGGCCACCGGAGCGCCCCCGCAGTCCGGTCTGCTCGCGGCCGCCGTGGGCGGCATCGTCGCCGGAGCCCTGGGCGGGGCGCCGCTCCAGGTGAGCGGAGCTGCCACCAGCCTGGTCGTGGTGACCGCCGGCCTCGTGGAGCGCTACGGCTGGCGGGCCACCTGCGCGATCACCGTTCTCGCCGGACTGGCCCAACTGCTGCTGGGGGCGCTGCGGGTGGCCAAGGCCGCGCTCGCGATCAGCCCCGCCATCGTGCACGGTCTGCTGGCCGGCATCGGCACGGTCATCGCCGTCGGCCAGCTGCATGTGGTCCTCGGCGGCAGCCCGCAGATCTCCGCGATCGCCAATGTCACCGCGCTGCCCGGCCAGCTGACGCGCAGTCACCCAGCAACGCCGGTCATCGGCGCCCTCACCGTCGCCGTGCTCATCGGCTGGCCCCGGCTGCGGGGCAGAGCGGCGGTGCTGCGTACGGTCCCGGCGCCGCTCGCCGCGGTCGCGCTGGCCACCGTCGCGAGCGTCGGGCACGCGATGCCCCGCGTCGAACTGCCGCGCTGGAGCGCCCCGGTGCTGCCCGCCTTCCCCGAAGGGCCCGTGCTGGGACTGACCGCCGCCGTCCTCACGGTCGCGCTGGTGGCGGCCATGGAGTCGTTGCTGTCCGCGGTCGCCGTCGACGCGCTGGCGGCCCAGCGCCCGGGACCGCCCGCCGCGCACACCGCGCCCGCCGACCTCGACCGCGAACTGCTCGGCCAGGGCGCCGCCAACGTGGTCTCCGGGCTGCTCGGCGGACTCCCGATCGCGGGCGGCGCGATGCGCGGCTCGGCCAATGTGGCGGCCGGCGCCCGTACAAGACGCGCCACGGTGCTGCACGGAGTGTGGGTGCTGCTCTGCGCGGGGCTCGCCGCGTCCGCGCTGAAGGCGATCCCGCTGGCCGCGCTCGCCGCGCTGGTGATGCTGGTCGGGGTGCGCATGGTGAGCTTCGCCCACATCCGGCACATTCACCGGCACCGCGAATTCCCGGTGTACGCGGCCACACTCGGCTCGGTGGTGGTCTTCGGGGTGCTCCAGGGCGCGATCGTCGGTGTCGTGGTCGCGGTGCTCCTGGCGTTGCGCGGCCTCACCCGTACCCGGATCGGCGTCACCGAGGACGAGAGCGGCCACCGGGTGCGGGTGACGGGGCAGTTGACGTTTCTCGCGGTGCCGAGGCTGACCCGCGCCTTCGCCCGGGTGCCCGACGGCGCCGACGTGGTGGTGGAGCTGGACGGCTCCTTCATGGACCACGCGGCGTACGAAGCACTGCGCTCCTGGAGTACGCGACACCGGTCCCGCGGCGGCCGGGCGGTGCTCGGCGACGGCACCGGACGGGCCGTCAGCGAGCCGGTCAGCGCCCACGCCTGCCGCCCCTGGACACCGTGGCGCAACCACCACTGCACCCGGCCCGCCGCCGCACCCGCCACCAGCGGCGGCCAACTCCTCGGCGGCGTCAGCGCCTTCCAGCGCCATACGGCCCCGCTGGTCCGTGAAGAGCTGGCGAGGCTGGCCCGCGAAGGGCAGAGCCCCGGCCAGCTCTTTCTGACCTGCGCGGACTCCCGGCTGGTCACCAGCATGATCACGTCGAGCGGGCCGGGCGATCTGTTCACCGTGCGCAACGTCGGCAACCTGATGCCGCCGCCCGGCTCCGACGGCTCGTGCGATTCGGTGGCCGCCGCCGTCGAGTACGCGGTGGACGTACTCCAGGTGTCCAGCATCACGGTGTGCGGCCACTCCGGGTGCGGGGCGATGCAGGCGCTGCTCGGTTCCGACCACGAGCCCGGCGCGCCGACCCCGCTGGCCCGGTGGCTGAAGCACGGGCAGCCGAGCCTGGCCCGCCTGGCCGGAAGCGGCGAGCCGGGCCGCGGCGGGGTCGCGCTCGCGGACCGACCGGTCGCCGACGACCTGGAACGGCTCAGTCTGGTCAACGTGATCACGCAGCTCGATCACCTGACGGCGCACGCGTGTGTCGCCCGCCGCGTCGCGGACGGCAGTCTCCAGCTGCACGGCATGTACTTCCACGTCGCCGAGGCGCAGGCGTACATCCTGGACCGGTCGACGGGCGTGTACACGGCGGTACGCCCGGACCACAGCCCGCAGACCGCCCCGCCCACCACCGCCACACCCGCGCCCGCACCCGCCGCTTCCACCCCCGCCGGCACCGCGACCAGCGGCCCTCCGCACCCCGGTCCGGCCACAAAGGTCTAA
- a CDS encoding ATP-binding protein gives MKIAFVGKGGSGKTTLSSLFIRHLAAARVPVVAIDADINQHLGPALGLDEDEAAALPALGAHLPEIKEYLRGANPRITSAETMIKTTPPGHGSRLLRLTEDNPVYAACARNVALDDGEVRLMVTGPFNESDLGVACYHSKVGAVELCLNHLVDGSDAYLVVDMTAGSDSFASGMFTRFDMTFLVAEPTRKGVAVYRQYKEYARDFGVRLAVIGNKVQGEDDLAFLRAETGDDLLTFVGHSDWVRAMEKGRPPRFELLEDANREALATMHAHAGAAYGARDWERYTRQMVHFHRKNAESWGNEKTGADLVAQIDPAFVLSEALPDRAGTLPG, from the coding sequence ATGAAGATCGCTTTCGTTGGAAAGGGCGGCAGTGGCAAGACCACGCTGTCCTCCCTGTTCATCCGTCACCTCGCCGCCGCGCGCGTCCCCGTCGTCGCGATCGACGCGGACATCAACCAGCACCTCGGCCCCGCCCTGGGCCTGGACGAGGACGAGGCCGCCGCTCTCCCCGCGCTCGGCGCCCATCTGCCGGAGATCAAGGAGTATCTGCGCGGCGCCAACCCTCGGATCACCTCCGCCGAGACCATGATCAAGACCACCCCGCCCGGACACGGCTCACGACTGCTGCGGCTGACGGAGGACAACCCGGTCTACGCCGCCTGCGCCCGGAACGTGGCTCTCGACGACGGCGAGGTCCGGCTGATGGTCACCGGCCCGTTCAACGAATCCGATCTCGGTGTCGCCTGCTACCACTCCAAGGTCGGCGCGGTGGAGCTGTGCCTGAATCATCTGGTGGACGGAAGCGACGCCTATCTGGTGGTCGACATGACGGCGGGCAGCGACTCCTTCGCCTCCGGCATGTTCACCCGGTTCGACATGACCTTCCTGGTGGCCGAGCCGACCCGTAAGGGGGTCGCCGTCTACCGCCAGTACAAGGAGTACGCCCGCGACTTCGGGGTGCGGCTCGCGGTGATCGGCAACAAGGTGCAGGGCGAGGACGATCTCGCCTTCCTGCGCGCCGAGACGGGCGACGACCTGCTGACCTTCGTCGGCCACTCGGACTGGGTACGGGCCATGGAGAAGGGGCGCCCGCCGCGGTTCGAGCTGCTGGAGGACGCCAATCGCGAGGCGCTGGCCACGATGCACGCGCACGCGGGCGCGGCGTACGGGGCTCGCGACTGGGAGCGCTACACGCGGCAGATGGTGCACTTCCACCGCAAGAACGCCGAGAGCTGGGGGAACGAGAAGACAGGCGCGGATCTGGTGGCTCAGATCGATCCCGCGTTCGTGCTGAGCGAGGCGCTGCCCGACCGGGCCGGCACGCTTCCCGGCTGA
- a CDS encoding oxidoreductase → MATNAASSPAPGQADPLAVLGTLPGVPDAVDSVRRAVDAVYGHRVMRRRSNEVASEAALRGARGSAALAGADWPLEEVRRRSDFSADDEGRTVGAALRLTAEAGQLLSIWRRSPTQALARLHLVAAGGAADEPTVGRPRLAGEPVAEPLIGIADIPLPDPGEVAARLDGLAELLRTGSSAPALVVGAVVHGELLCLRPFGSFNGPVARAAERIVLVGSGLDPKSICPAEVGHAELGRAAYLKALDGYASGTPEGMAEWIGHCGRALELGVRESVAVCEALQRGAA, encoded by the coding sequence ATGGCTACGAACGCTGCTTCTTCCCCCGCCCCCGGGCAGGCGGACCCGCTGGCCGTACTCGGCACGCTGCCGGGCGTGCCCGATGCCGTGGACTCCGTACGGCGGGCCGTGGACGCGGTCTACGGGCACCGGGTGATGCGCCGCCGCTCCAATGAGGTGGCGTCCGAGGCGGCGCTGCGCGGCGCCCGCGGTTCGGCGGCGCTCGCGGGCGCCGACTGGCCGCTGGAAGAGGTGCGCCGGCGCAGCGACTTCTCGGCCGACGACGAGGGCCGTACGGTCGGCGCGGCGCTGCGGCTGACCGCGGAGGCCGGTCAACTCCTCAGCATCTGGCGGCGCTCGCCGACTCAGGCCCTGGCCCGTCTGCATCTGGTGGCGGCCGGCGGCGCGGCGGACGAACCGACGGTGGGACGGCCCCGGCTGGCGGGGGAGCCGGTGGCCGAACCGCTGATCGGGATCGCCGACATCCCGCTGCCGGACCCTGGCGAGGTGGCGGCCCGGCTGGACGGCCTGGCGGAACTACTGCGTACAGGCTCGTCGGCTCCCGCGCTGGTGGTGGGGGCCGTGGTGCACGGTGAACTGCTCTGTCTGCGCCCCTTCGGCTCCTTCAACGGCCCCGTCGCCCGGGCCGCCGAGCGCATCGTCCTGGTGGGCAGCGGCCTCGACCCGAAGTCCATCTGCCCGGCGGAAGTCGGCCACGCGGAGCTGGGCCGTGCCGCCTATCTCAAGGCCCTGGACGGATACGCCTCCGGTACGCCCGAGGGAATGGCCGAGTGGATCGGGCACTGCGGCCGGGCATTGGAATTGGGCGTACGCGAGAGCGTGGCCGTCTGTGAGGCACTTCAGCGCGGCGCGGCCTGA
- a CDS encoding HAD family hydrolase — MVVAYARPVENHLPPRTAAFFDLDKTVIAKSSTLAFSRSFYHGGLINRRAVLRTAYAQFVYLVGGADHDQMEGMRRYLSDLCRGWNVQQVREIVAETLHDLIDPIIYDEAASLIEEHHAAGRDVVIVSASGSEVVEPIGEMLGADYVVATRMVVEDGAYNGEIEHYVYGPAKAEAVRRLAESEGYDLERSFAYSDSATDIPLLESVGHPYAVNPDRPLRKEAAAREWPVLTFSRPVRLNQRIPSLSMPPRPVLAAAAIGAAVTAAGLVWLMSRRRRPVVMS, encoded by the coding sequence ATGGTGGTTGCCTATGCTCGTCCCGTGGAAAACCACCTGCCACCGCGCACCGCGGCGTTCTTCGATCTCGACAAGACCGTGATCGCCAAGTCCAGCACGCTCGCCTTCAGTCGATCCTTCTACCACGGCGGCCTCATCAACAGGCGCGCGGTATTGCGTACCGCATATGCCCAGTTCGTCTACTTGGTCGGTGGTGCCGATCACGACCAGATGGAAGGCATGCGCAGATATCTCTCCGACCTGTGCCGCGGCTGGAATGTCCAGCAGGTGCGGGAGATCGTGGCGGAGACCCTGCATGACCTGATCGACCCGATCATCTACGACGAAGCTGCCTCGCTGATCGAGGAGCATCACGCGGCCGGCCGTGATGTCGTCATCGTCAGCGCCTCGGGTTCCGAGGTCGTCGAGCCGATCGGCGAGATGCTCGGCGCCGACTATGTAGTGGCCACCCGCATGGTGGTGGAGGACGGCGCGTACAACGGGGAGATCGAGCACTACGTCTACGGTCCGGCGAAAGCCGAAGCGGTCCGACGGCTCGCCGAGTCGGAGGGCTACGACTTGGAGCGGTCCTTCGCCTACAGCGATTCGGCTACGGACATCCCCCTGCTGGAGTCCGTCGGCCATCCGTACGCGGTGAATCCCGACCGCCCGCTGCGCAAGGAGGCCGCCGCCCGGGAGTGGCCCGTGCTCACCTTCAGCCGTCCGGTACGGCTGAACCAGCGCATCCCGTCGCTGTCGATGCCGCCCCGGCCGGTACTCGCCGCGGCCGCGATCGGGGCGGCCGTCACCGCCGCCGGCCTGGTGTGGCTGATGTCCCGCCGCCGTCGGCCGGTGGTTATGTCCTGA
- the ssd gene encoding septum site-determining protein Ssd, which produces MTGTTTRDCLPALAERPGGPLIVTEDESLLDDLLRLCAAAGAEPEVVFTARPRATSWDNAPLVLVGTEASGRVRGAARRKGVLLIGRDPTDPDVWRHAVEIGADQVLLLPEAETWLVERIADAAEGAGDPALTIGVVGGRGGAGASTLACALAVTAARAGRRTMLVDGDPLGGGLDILLGAERTGGLRWPDLADSRGRVNSGALEESLPRFDSLSVLSWDRGDSVHIPPQAMRSVLGAARRRGGVVVVDLPRRVDDAVAETLAQIDVGLLVVPAELRAVAAAGRVAGAVHLVLRDLRVVVRTTPGSGLDDREVARLIGLPLAGELPPEPALADVVPLGGPPGSVARGPLARFCTAFLAQALTATGSVVPV; this is translated from the coding sequence ATGACCGGAACCACGACACGCGACTGTCTGCCGGCCTTGGCCGAACGGCCCGGCGGACCGCTGATTGTCACCGAGGACGAAAGCCTCCTCGACGATCTGCTCCGACTGTGCGCCGCGGCCGGAGCGGAACCGGAAGTCGTCTTCACCGCGCGGCCTCGCGCGACAAGTTGGGACAACGCACCACTTGTTCTGGTGGGAACGGAAGCTTCCGGAAGAGTACGCGGCGCCGCACGCCGTAAAGGGGTCCTGCTCATCGGGCGGGATCCGACTGATCCGGACGTCTGGCGGCACGCCGTCGAGATCGGTGCCGACCAGGTCCTGCTGCTGCCGGAAGCCGAGACCTGGCTCGTGGAGCGGATCGCCGACGCCGCCGAGGGCGCGGGCGACCCCGCGCTGACCATCGGCGTGGTGGGTGGCCGCGGCGGCGCGGGTGCCAGCACCCTGGCCTGCGCGCTCGCCGTCACCGCGGCCCGCGCCGGGCGCCGCACGATGCTGGTGGACGGTGATCCGCTCGGCGGCGGCCTCGACATCCTGCTCGGTGCCGAGCGCACGGGCGGGCTGCGCTGGCCCGACCTCGCGGACTCCCGGGGCCGGGTCAACAGCGGGGCTCTGGAGGAGTCCTTGCCCAGATTCGACTCGCTGAGCGTCCTGAGCTGGGACCGCGGCGACTCCGTGCACATCCCGCCACAGGCCATGCGCTCCGTGCTCGGCGCCGCCCGGCGGCGCGGCGGGGTGGTGGTCGTCGACCTGCCGCGGCGCGTGGACGACGCGGTCGCCGAAACGCTGGCCCAGATCGACGTCGGGCTGCTCGTCGTCCCCGCCGAACTGCGGGCGGTGGCCGCGGCGGGCCGGGTCGCGGGAGCAGTCCACCTGGTCCTCAGGGATTTACGCGTCGTCGTCCGCACCACGCCCGGCTCCGGGCTCGACGACCGCGAGGTCGCCCGGCTGATCGGTCTTCCGCTCGCGGGCGAACTGCCTCCGGAACCGGCTCTCGCCGACGTCGTCCCACTGGGCGGTCCACCCGGCTCCGTGGCCCGCGGCCCCCTCGCCCGTTTCTGCACCGCCTTCCTCGCCCAGGCGCTCACCGCCACAGGGAGCGTGGTGCCGGTATGA
- a CDS encoding TadA family conjugal transfer-associated ATPase has translation MSAALLDAVRLHLADQGGEPTPARVAAALRAQGRLLGDAEVLEVVAALRSELVGAGPLEPLLADPHVTDILVNAPDRVWIDRGRGLERSDVRFSDTAAVRRLAQRLATTAGRRLDDARPWVDARLPDGTRLHAVLPPVVVGSPCLSLRVVRARAFTLGELVAAGTLDTETAALLRAVLDARLSFMISGGTGSGKTTLLSCLLGLVDPAARIVLAEDSAELRPDHPHVVRLETRPANQEGAGQVTLRDLVRQALRMRPDRLVVGEVRGAEVLDLLGALNTGHEGGCCTVHANAATDVPARLEALGSTAGLDRAALHSQLAAALSVVVHLVRDGSGRRRVAEIHVLRRGPDGLVATEPALVRDARGRLDRGPGWQRLTALCSAGAS, from the coding sequence ATGAGCGCCGCACTTCTGGATGCCGTACGGCTCCACCTCGCGGACCAGGGCGGCGAACCCACCCCTGCCCGCGTGGCAGCCGCCCTGCGTGCCCAAGGGCGGCTGCTCGGCGACGCCGAAGTGCTCGAAGTGGTCGCCGCGCTGCGCTCCGAACTCGTGGGCGCGGGGCCCCTGGAGCCGCTGCTCGCCGACCCCCATGTCACCGACATCCTCGTCAACGCCCCCGACCGGGTGTGGATCGACCGGGGCCGCGGGCTGGAGCGCAGCGATGTCCGCTTCTCCGACACCGCCGCCGTCCGCCGTCTCGCCCAGCGGCTGGCGACCACCGCCGGGCGGCGACTGGACGACGCCAGACCGTGGGTCGACGCGCGCCTGCCTGACGGCACCCGGCTGCACGCCGTGCTGCCGCCGGTCGTCGTCGGCTCCCCGTGCCTGTCCTTGCGCGTGGTGCGGGCCAGGGCCTTCACCCTTGGCGAACTCGTCGCCGCGGGCACCCTGGACACCGAGACCGCGGCGCTGCTGCGGGCGGTACTCGACGCCCGCCTGTCGTTCATGATCAGCGGCGGCACGGGTTCGGGGAAGACCACGCTGCTGAGTTGCCTGCTCGGACTCGTGGACCCGGCGGCGCGCATCGTCCTCGCCGAGGACTCCGCGGAGCTGAGGCCCGATCACCCCCATGTCGTCCGGCTGGAGACGCGGCCCGCCAACCAGGAGGGCGCCGGGCAGGTGACCCTGCGGGACCTCGTCCGGCAGGCCCTGCGGATGCGGCCCGACCGCCTGGTCGTCGGCGAGGTCCGGGGCGCCGAGGTACTGGACCTGCTGGGCGCGCTCAACACCGGCCACGAGGGCGGGTGCTGCACCGTGCATGCCAACGCCGCGACCGATGTACCCGCGCGTCTGGAGGCCCTTGGCTCGACCGCCGGGCTCGACCGGGCCGCCCTGCACAGTCAGTTGGCCGCGGCCCTGTCGGTCGTGGTTCACCTGGTGCGCGACGGTTCGGGCCGGCGGAGGGTCGCTGAGATCCATGTCCTGCGGCGCGGTCCGGACGGGCTGGTCGCCACCGAGCCCGCCCTGGTGCGCGACGCCCGCGGCCGACTCGACCGCGGACCCGGCTGGCAGCGTCTGACGGCGCTGTGTTCGGCAGGTGCGTCATGA
- a CDS encoding type II secretion system F family protein yields the protein MALCPAGGAVLAVVTRSVLPLAAGVVAVPLVLRALRRQDERAAAERASVAVSALCGTVAGDLRAGLPPHAALADAVESAGWPGSPELAEAARLLLSAARFGGDVPQALRSASQCRAGTHGLAAAAACWQVAVDGGAGLASALDRVAAALRAGADQRDDLRAQLAGPRSTAVLLALLPVFGLVLGTGLGADPAAVLLHTPVGLCCLTAGVLLEWAGLAWTARIIRSAEGGGPSGTGRARKVLPSGVQEGRPS from the coding sequence ATGGCGCTGTGCCCGGCCGGAGGGGCGGTGCTGGCCGTGGTGACGCGGTCGGTGCTGCCTTTGGCGGCGGGCGTGGTCGCGGTGCCCCTGGTACTGCGGGCGTTACGCCGACAGGACGAGCGGGCCGCGGCGGAGCGCGCGTCGGTCGCGGTGAGCGCGCTGTGCGGCACGGTGGCGGGTGATCTGCGAGCGGGCCTGCCGCCGCACGCGGCACTGGCCGACGCGGTGGAGTCCGCCGGATGGCCGGGATCGCCCGAACTCGCCGAAGCGGCAAGGCTGCTGTTGTCGGCCGCGCGGTTCGGCGGCGATGTCCCGCAGGCCCTGCGGTCGGCGTCCCAGTGCCGGGCCGGCACACACGGCCTGGCCGCGGCCGCCGCCTGCTGGCAGGTCGCGGTGGACGGCGGCGCCGGACTGGCGTCGGCCCTGGACCGGGTGGCCGCCGCACTACGGGCCGGGGCCGACCAACGCGACGATCTGCGGGCCCAGTTGGCCGGACCACGCTCCACCGCCGTCCTGCTCGCGCTGCTCCCGGTCTTCGGGCTGGTCCTCGGCACGGGCCTCGGCGCCGATCCGGCGGCGGTGCTCCTGCACACCCCGGTCGGCCTGTGCTGCCTGACGGCGGGTGTGCTCCTGGAATGGGCCGGGCTGGCGTGGACCGCGCGGATCATCCGCTCGGCGGAGGGCGGCGGCCCGAGCGGCACCGGACGCGCACGGAAGGTGCTCCCTTCCGGAGTGCAGGAAGGGAGGCCGTCATGA
- a CDS encoding type II secretion system F family protein, producing the protein MSGATVHSLGMTVAVLAAAFAGLLLVLERRQHTVGVRRLRKALGERRVPKPPGVRLARIRGPFREWGPTVAAGLGACALVGGPLGGLAGVAAALGARAWLGRRQRAADSPEARVVRPDPAELPLCADLMAACLAAGATPGEAAGAVGRCLGGPLGAALIRAQAELRLGGEAAECWDRFGRLPEARDMGRCLARASTTGSAPVAEMSRLAADYRAAHARSALAGARKAAVLATAPLGVCFLPAFLLVGVAPVVIGLAGPVLRGGMR; encoded by the coding sequence ATGAGCGGCGCGACTGTCCACAGCCTGGGGATGACGGTGGCCGTGCTCGCGGCCGCCTTCGCGGGACTGCTCCTGGTGCTGGAGAGGCGGCAGCACACGGTCGGCGTGCGGCGGTTGCGGAAGGCACTCGGCGAGCGGCGTGTCCCGAAGCCGCCTGGCGTCCGGCTGGCGCGAATCCGGGGGCCGTTCCGGGAGTGGGGACCGACGGTGGCCGCCGGGCTCGGAGCCTGTGCGCTCGTCGGAGGGCCACTGGGCGGCCTCGCGGGGGTCGCGGCCGCCCTCGGGGCCCGGGCGTGGCTCGGAAGGCGGCAGCGGGCCGCTGACAGCCCGGAGGCCCGCGTCGTCAGGCCCGACCCCGCCGAACTACCGCTCTGCGCCGACCTGATGGCCGCCTGCCTGGCCGCCGGGGCCACACCCGGCGAGGCGGCGGGCGCCGTGGGGCGGTGTCTGGGCGGCCCCTTGGGCGCCGCGCTGATACGGGCACAGGCCGAACTGCGGCTCGGCGGGGAGGCGGCGGAGTGCTGGGACCGGTTCGGCCGGCTCCCCGAGGCTCGCGACATGGGCCGCTGTCTGGCCCGGGCCTCCACGACGGGCAGCGCGCCCGTGGCGGAGATGTCCCGGCTGGCCGCCGACTACCGCGCGGCGCATGCCCGTTCGGCCCTCGCCGGGGCCAGAAAGGCCGCGGTGCTCGCCACCGCACCGCTGGGCGTGTGCTTCCTTCCGGCCTTCCTGCTGGTCGGCGTCGCGCCCGTGGTGATCGGTCTGGCGGGGCCGGTTCTGAGAGGCGGGATGCGCTGA
- a CDS encoding DUF4244 domain-containing protein — protein MTKRTNTHRPAHWLARRVHRCRAAAEAGMSTAEYAVGTIAACGFAAVLYKIVTSDAVRTALSGVIEKALNVSF, from the coding sequence ATGACGAAGCGAACGAACACCCACCGGCCCGCGCACTGGCTCGCCCGGAGGGTCCACCGGTGCCGTGCCGCGGCGGAGGCCGGGATGAGTACGGCGGAATACGCCGTCGGCACGATCGCGGCCTGCGGGTTCGCGGCCGTGCTCTACAAGATCGTGACGAGTGACGCGGTGCGGACCGCTCTCTCGGGAGTGATCGAGAAGGCCCTCAATGTGTCCTTCTGA
- a CDS encoding TadE family type IV pilus minor pilin, whose product MIPTLVVLAALLVWGLMAAAAEVRCVDAARAGARAAARSETAADVLRVTREAAPAGAEVSVRHTGDLVRVRVKVPGPRFPVVLSAEAVALDEDSVEGGGGP is encoded by the coding sequence GTGATCCCGACGCTTGTGGTGCTCGCCGCGCTGCTGGTCTGGGGGCTGATGGCGGCCGCGGCCGAGGTCCGCTGTGTGGACGCGGCCCGGGCCGGTGCGCGGGCCGCCGCCCGTTCCGAAACGGCCGCCGACGTGCTGCGGGTGACACGGGAAGCCGCGCCCGCGGGGGCCGAGGTGAGCGTGCGGCATACGGGAGACCTGGTCCGGGTCCGGGTGAAGGTGCCCGGACCGCGCTTCCCGGTCGTCCTGAGCGCCGAAGCCGTCGCCCTCGACGAGGACAGTGTGGAGGGCGGTGGCGGGCCATGA